A window of Pseudoliparis swirei isolate HS2019 ecotype Mariana Trench chromosome 13, NWPU_hadal_v1, whole genome shotgun sequence genomic DNA:
CTCAGCCAGAACCAGCTGGtctctctgagaggaggagagtgcaGAGGCCTGGCAGTCCTGGAATGCCTCAACCTCACCTGCAACAACATCTCACGCATCCACGCCGGCGCCTTCGAGGGCCTCGCCGCGCTGCGGACCCTGCTTCTGACCCTGCTTCTGACCCTGCTTCTGACCCTGCTTCTGACCCACAACGCACTGGCGGCGCTCCCTCCGAGTCTCTTTGGGTCCCTGCCGACCATTCAGGAAGTCCGTCTGTCCCTGAACCGGCTCACGGCCTTCGGCTGCGAGGACTCCGGTCGCGCCTCGACCTTTTCGCCAACGCCCTCCGGAGGCTGAACGTGAGCTGCCTCCCGCCCTCGAGTCCATCGGGCTGTCCAACAACTCCAGGCTGGAGCTGCGGCCGGACGTCTTTGCCTCCAACCCGAGGCTGAGGACTCTGCTCGGCCGGGGGGTCAAAGCAGAGGTTCTGATGGGACTCTCAGCCGAGACCAAGAAGAATCTGACTCGGGTCGCGTTTTCTTTGTTCCTGGAGGAATCTCCACTGACGATCTGCGGAGTGTGAGAAGGAATGGACCGGCTGGAGAGAGTCGAGGTGCAGTGTGTGCTCTGGTTGCAACATctgtgtttccctttttgatTGAGTGTTAAATAACTCACCTGTGCATTTAATGTGTACAGGTGGACTTGAAAGGCTCCAGGTTACCTGGGGCTAACGACAGCCTGCTGGACTGTGAGGCTCCGCCCACGGTTGTCATCGAGGACGCGGACCTGGGGAGCACCGGCAGACTTCACCTCATCAACTGCGGCTTGAAGCGGATCTCCCGCACGACATTCGAAGGTTACCGAGGCCCGAAGACGCTGCAGCTGAATCAGAATCCGCTCGACATCCAGAGGGACGCGTTCCAGGGCCTGACGCGCCTCGAGTTCTTGAGCTTCGACAGAAGCAGAATCCGCGACGTCGACCCCGACTGGTTCGCCCCTCTGACGTCTCTGACTCGCTCGTCTCTCCCGAAGAATGAAATCACGGAGTTGGTGCCGAAGGTGTTCGGCGCCCTGACTCACCTGGAGCAGCTGTACCTGCAGTTCAACCTGCTGAAGTACATCAGCAAGCAGCCCTTCGGGAAGCTGCGCAAGCTAACGAAGCTCGACCTCAGCTTGAACATTATCGATTTCATCGAAGTCGGGACCTTCTGAGACCTGACGAGTCTCAGGTATGTGTTCTCCGCCATGTTGACATTTATTCATTGTTTATTTAACACGCTCATCTTTCCGTTAGGTACCTGGATTTAAGTGGGAATCGGATCAAGAGGCTGACGCCGTTTATTCTGTCTGGCCTGATCAGTCTGAGGACATTGGTTCTGTACAACAACCGCCTCCATTTTAAATCCTACGAAGCTCCTTTCATAAACCTCACTTCTTTGGAGGTATGAGGGTTTTTTTAGAGTCAATAGAATAGCATTTTATGTGTtagagatatttattttgacgattgtatttagttttattgtaaagtaatattgattattagcttttttctttctttcatgatagttttagtttggttcattgtgattgttgtttacatatatttagttgtagggttccctgattgggtaacactggttATATGTCggtgtgggtagcttcaggaccagcatgcacctagGTGGCCTCtggttttttaccagcacacgagAGGCAGTGTCAGCACTTAGTTTGTTTAGTAATTAAATAAGAATAATGACGTATGGAAaaggacattactttcttttggcaacaaaaaaaaacccacgGTGTGTCAGAGGCAATTTGATTTAGATTTATTTGAGTTTGAGACAAATGGCCGCTACATTATGTATAAATCTGttcatctttttatttctcCATCTTCTCTGTGAACTTTGGAGTATCTGGAGATGAACTACCAGGGGCCCGGCGGTCGAGGCCTTGGCGTCATCGGACCGCATTTCTTCCGAGGTCAACGCAGACTTCTCTCGGTTGCCATGGGACACAGCATCCAGATCGACTTCCACCCCGACgctctggtccctctggtccgGTTGAGATCCCTGTACATCGCTGGTGTCGTTATGAAGACGACCAACCTGAGCGCAGTGCTGTCTCCTCTGAAGAACCTGAAGAAGTTGACGCTCTACAGAGCCGACCTCGACGCTCTGCCTGCTGACCTGATGCCACCAGACAATACCCTGGAGGTTCTCCGGGTCCGGTCGAACCACCTGCACAGCGTGGACAGAGCCCTGCTGGACGCTCTCCCGAGGTAGACGAGCTCCGGACATGACGAGCAACGCCGTGGAGACACGTTGCATGTTTTACTttattatgggggggggggggggggagcagataGCCCTGAAGATTCACTTGAGCTCATGAGCCGGTGTTGCCGGATGGGATTACTCTCATCTACTATACAACCAGACAAATTGATTTTGTATCCAAGGTATTTGCCGATTTCTGCAAGAATTGCATTTTTCACTAATTAGATGGATGAACGCTTCTGTTCTGGAAACTACTCCGAAACCCAGATTGTCAATATATCACCAGAGTGGGTCACTACTAGTTAAAATTTGTTTATTAACATCAAGCCTCATAGAAGCCATATGTGACATGGCCTGGAGGTGAGAGGTCACGGGACCCCGCCATGCCGGTCTTCCCTTGCCTTGTAGCTTTGGAGTGATATTTAGCCGATCtagcaaaaatataaaaatctgTAATCTAGCTTCCTATTCTTTGTTAACTTGTACTGATAGATAATtggtgtatatttatgtatttccaGATTGCGTGTTTTGGACATTACAGAGAACCCACTGACCTGTACAATGCCTGGTTTAAGACCTGGGCCATCCACAACACTCAAACACAGGTAAGCCTGGAGACACTGATAGTGACGCGTGtccaaaccaacacacacacacgttgttgaCCCCCTCCAGGTGTCCTACCTGTACAGCCTGCAGTGCGACGGCGACCCCCGCTCTGCGGCCCTGTGGCGGTTCGACGTCACGGCCTGCTCCTCCGAGCCGCTCTCCTTCGCGCTCTTCGTGGCCTGCGCGGTGGCGGACGCGCTGctggtgagtgtgtgcgtggcgCGGCACACGCACGGCGCCGCGCTGCGCTACCTGCTGCTCGTGCTCAGGGCCAGACTGCACGGGCGCAGGAGGGGAGCCGGGGCCGCGTTCCAGTACAACGCGTTCGTCTCCTACTGCGGTAAGGATGAGGGCTGGGTGATGGAGCAGCTGGTGCCCCACCCGGAGAGGCCCGCTGCGGGGCAGCCGAGGCTCCGGCTGTGCCTGCACCACAGGGACTTCGGGCCCGGCGCCGCCGTCCTGGACAACATCGAGGCCGCCATCCACGGCTCCCGCCGCACCATCTGCGTGGTGACGCGCCACTTCCTCCGGAGCGACTGGTGCGCCCTGGAGTTCCAGCTGGCCGGGCTGAGGCTCCTCTGTGACGGcagtgacgtgctgctgctgctggaggagatcCCGGAGCGCTGCCTGTCTCCTTACGCGCGCTTACGCAAGCTCGTGCACAAGAAGACGTACCTGCGGTGGCCCGAGGCGCCGCGGGACCGGGACGCCTTGTGGGTCCGGCTGATCCACGCTGtgaaggacgaggaggagggaggaagaggaggagaacacgtgCTGGCGTAGATCATTTGCTAAAACAATTTCAACATACCGTTATCTGTTTATGGTCTTTTAGTGGATCGTGAattgttttttataaattttGATTTACATGCTGTTGGAAATTTGATAAGAAATTATCGAGCAGGAATTATTAATTAGGTCAAAAAGCTGTTGGGGCTGCAACTGATTATTTTTGATATTTTGTAGTTCAATCGTTGTTGCAgctctaataataatattgtaaaaGTAGTGATATAGTATGTTTTAGATAAGAATGCCATAGTTTAGTATGTCGTACAATATAATAATTGAGttgtcataaaaatgtaaatgtatatgaTTCCATGAGATGAATATGCTATCATAATGCAATAATATGGTATGCTATTAAAAAGTAATCAagttagtttattttttaacaagttTTTTTACCTTATTTAAATTGTGAAAAGAGGTCGAGTGAATAAGAAAACATTTCACGCCAAAGATTTCCAAacacttcatttatttgacattatacattcaaatgaaaataaaaaatattcatatatatttaatatagagCTAATATGCAAGGTACAAACAAATCTGTGTggcatgcatgtatatatacatatacacacgcacgtacacacaagGCGTGGTCTGAATACTATACAGTGTGTATCCTTAGCTGCACAGGTTTCATGGATGCTTCTATTCTTCACTCAGTTGAGGCACAACTTGATTTTAGTGAGAGGTCAGGGGTCGGGCCGAGTGCTGTTTACAGTAAAACGTTTCAATCTCAACAGCTAAACAGTAGGACTCGCAAAGCAAAGCGAAGCTTATTCGTGTTAAGAGTTTCACACTAAAGCGTTAAGAAGGAAAATAATGCAACGCCATCATTCTGCGGTTCAGATCTGCACGCTCATGCAAAGAGTTCGGCTTATTGATCCGAGGTGATAAACTCACACcaaatcaaaacaaacacaatccaGGTTTTAAGAAATAAATCCAGCATCACGAACACGTCACAGTCGTCCACTAAATGAAGAAGTCGGGATGTTTGGTTGCACCGCGATCTACGCCGATTTGAGAGGAATAAAGAAAAGGAGCTTCCTCAAGTCGTGGAGCGATACGCGTCCCGCCCCTCGTCTCCCGCTCCACACACAAGACACTCGCTTATAAAACTCTCACACAGGGCCAGCGTCACATTGTTCTCACTACCAAACCAGTTACAGCACAGCAGACGCCCAACGGCCGAGAGCAACGCCCCGACACGCGTCCAgatgaaccacaacaacacgtcCACAGGATTATAGAAACTGTAACAAGAATAAAATACAGCAGATACTTAATTCATCTCgggaaatatatattattcatactGTGTGTTGTCTATTTGGCAGGATCTGTCAAAATACTGGTGAATCCCCTCGCAGCGCATTTGACACCCATTGGACAGATTAAACATCGATGGATAAAAcaaaggagggaaaaaagaaaccttACTTCTGTTcaattaataatacaaaatactcAAAACAAAACTATGACGACTTGTCAGAGGCGTGGAAGCAGGTCCGGGTTTCAAACCGACCGGTACGAATGCGTTTCCATTTTCCGATGAGAGCCGTCAGCTGTCGCCGGCAAAGCCGAAGCGTTCTgaccaaaaggtcaaaggtcagggacggGAAACAAAAACTCGGACTCTTGATATTCAAATCTTTTTGGAATCCTTTGCCTCAAAAAGCTTCAGACGCTCCTGCACAGTAAGTCCCTCTTTCAGGctctgaaggaggaggagaagaaagacatGTGTTGCTCATTAACAGTAAGGATGGATGTGGGCGGAGCCGAGTGCTAGGAAAACAAACTAGAAAAACACAGACGCCACAAAATCTGATTTTTCTAGTGTGTTATGGAATACGGTCATGCCACACAAGAGGAGGGAGTGGTGCGCACAATGCAGGAATACAACTCACTAACAGAGacaataaaatgaatgaaagaaaGATGAGCGGAGCAGAAGAACAGAGCGCTCTCCTTCCTCCAGAACAGGATCTGAGATCGTTCTGCAGTCGCACGACTAATCACAAGCAGTTATTGCAGACACAATTAACCGGCAGCTTTCTTTTGGGAATGATATTGTGAAACACTAAACATGAGTACGCTGAAACTCTATGATGAGCCGATGGGCTTTtaaagcaatagatgtcacggCTTTGTCCAAAGAAACTAAAACCAACAACCTCCAAACATCACATTCACACTTTTGTTTAACCCGCTGTGATAAATAACTTGTTTTGTATCAATCCAACAAATAAGATAacgtgacatttaaaaaaagggactgGGAGTCagatttatttgtattgattttggTTTGCTGCCTGTCGCTCCGTCTGGACCCCCCAGGCGACGCCTCGTTTCCTCATCTCGCTCACGCAAAGATGACAAATGAGTGCATTTCATAAACATGCCAACCCAGAAAGGCTTCTGGACAACGTTCGCTAATATTAGCTCGCGTGTGACATTCAGGTAACGGGTGAGACGCTGCAGCCGGGCGGGGAGGTCATGCAAGGTCAGGCATGCGTCATGCTGTACCTACAGCACGTCTTGGGGCTCGGGGGGTGAGGGCTGTCAGCTATCCCATGGGACCTGTTCAGTGACAGACTGACGGACAGAACAGAGGAATGAGACGTAGAGGACCAGAGACGTTACGCAGAAAAAACCTCCCTAGCAACCGACTGAACACGCGTGTGCGGCGCGGCGGAGACGCAACAAaccgacagacacacactggaggAGAAGCTTCACGCCGGCAGCGTCTCCACATGTACAACACGCCTGTGATTAGGGAGGAAACGCTCGGTTGTTCCACTCACCTTTGACCTTATGCCTCTTGATTGCTTGGACGCGGTTGATCGTTCCCTTTTCAGGATATCTGGATTACTTTTTGATTTCATGATATCTAAAAACACAATGAATGATTTCCCTTATTATCAATAACTAAAGTCgcatcattttgttttgttgatataGCAGAAACTGGATGTGCATCTAATTTCAATGTTAAATGTTTTTCCAGATCTCAACAGCAGGTGGTCATTACTCCTGACCGGCGTCACGACTCGACTAGATGTGAACATCGTCGGGTTAATCTTAAATGATCCTCTCCTGTTTACCGTATCCAGAGGCGGCCGAGCCGTCCACCGTCTTCTCGCCTAAAGCTTCCGTGGCGAGGAGCAGCTTCTCCTGCAGTTTGCTGATGTCGCAGTCCGTCTTCGCCTTCACGATGCTGAGCTCCGTGTAGATGTTCTTATATTTGTCTGTGGCGTATTTCTTGTCCTGTTGAAATGAAATCATCGACAACGCCTCTCAGTGTCAACACGCCGTCATGAGACGCTCTGGAGGCGCTGCTCTGTTACCTTCAACGCAGACTGCAGTTCGTCTTTTAGAGAGTGGATTTCCTGTTTGAGGTACTGGATCTCGGACTCCTTGATTCGAAGCAACACCTACAAGATGGGGGGGAAACACTCGGAAGATTTAAGATCAAAtcttgtgcatttgtgtgtgtgtgtgtgtgtgttcacacacacctccagttCATACACATCTTTGCCCTTGGTAAGCGGCGACAGCGCCATGTCACCAGTGAAGCAGGAGCGCATGCGGGTGATCTCTGTGGTCAGGCAGTTGTTCAGCTCCTGTTGGACAGAACAGACGTAGATGTGTTCTGACCCGTGGACTCcgctgctcgtgtgtgtgtgtgtgtgtgtgcgttcggaCCTGGTTGTGAGCGTTCAgctcctggttctctctctgacACTGCCGGAGGGCCTGCCTCTCGGCCTCCAGCGCCTGGGCCAGGTGAGCGTTCTCCAGACACTTCTGGGAGTACTGCTCCGACAGCACCTCCAGCTCTCGGTGGATGGACTGCAGCTCTTCCCTGGAAAGTCACAGCGTCGCATTATCGCCCGGTCTCCTCCCATGTTTACCAAAACAGGCAAAACACGAGTGGATATTTTCAATCGCCGCGGATGACGAGCTAACAAAACCAAAGTGACAACATTCTCCTTCAAACTCTAAACCAGACGAATAAGGGACACAAACAATCGGACTCATCATAGAAACCTGAACACGGTTTTCAGggtttgaccttttttttaaaaaaatcaagaaaaagTAAATTGATCAGTCAACTCTTTTTCCAGGAAACCTTCGTGCTTCTTATTTGCAAAGTTTAAAACTCACTCGTATTGTAAGCGAAGTTCATCAATGTCCGAGTTCACTCCGCTCAGCTGGGAGCGATGGgtcttctccagctcctccttgtGTGCGTTCTTCATCGCTTCAATCGCTGCATTCAGAACACATGGCGCTCATGTCATCGCCGTCTGCTGCTCTTGTTTTAAAGCACACACATAATCGGCGGTTAATAGAGTTTTCTTTACCAGCGATTGTGGCCGCCGTCTCCTCGGCCAATAGCCTCTCTCGCTCTTCCAGGAGGTTGGCGATCTCCCTCTGATGCTGCCGCTGGAGGTCGTGAACTAACTTCTGGTGCGTGTCTTCCATCGCTGTGAAGCCGCGCTCGCACGTGGCCTAGGGGAGGAGAGCGTCAACAATCGGATATCTGGAAATGTTTTTGGAAATTGAAACCCATAAACTAAGTGGAGACCATTCAGTGCAACATCTAGGAATAGTTCACTAGGCTACATGGGGGCGTCATGCACAATTAGTGATAGAAGCCATGCAAGCTTTATTTGATTTGAAGGCAAGCTATGTTAGAATGAGAGCTGCATAATTATCATTAATAAACATTTCCTTCTGTCATTGAATGTGGGAAATGGCATGTTTGTTAATGCCCAAATGAAGAAGATATCTCACTTTTACACTCAATTCACTCTGGGAGAAACAAGAATGTCTGTagtaaatgtcattttaataGTTGATAAGACTAGAGGATAATTCAGGTCATCCGCAGTCATCGAGGGCGTCGCCCGGGAGACGTTTACACCGAATATTGTGCCAATCCATCTCGTAGATGTGGAAATATTTCACAAGATAATGAAACTTTACTTGACTCACTTATTGGCTGTAAATCAAAAGTCCTGGTTAGAGGTTATTGAGATATTTCTAGTCataaatataatgtacataATCAAATGTCGAGTGGTGGTGAATGAACTCCCTACTAGATGCTAATAGAGGCTGTGAGACGACTGACGTGATCAAGGTCGCACGTTTCATTCCTTTTCAAATCATTTATAAATCACACCATTTCCCGACTCTAAAACTCTCCGTGCACATTAAACAAAAGCTTGTTGTTAAACTATCTCACTATTCATCTCGTACTCTCTTACTTATTTAGTTTTTGTAATCACTAAAGGTAAAAATGAAAGAGCAAAAACCTTCAGACTTTCAAAGTCTCTCTGGTATTTCTCTCTCAGGCTGGCCACGCCTCCTTGGAGGTGCTCGCTCTGCAGCTCGTCCCTCATGGCGCTCGTCTGAGCCTCCAGCTCCTGGACGCGCTCCTTCAGAGCCCCCATGGTCTGCGCCTCCTCCCTCttgccctgctcctcctcttccatcggGGTGGCGGCGTCACCGGGCTGCTGCTCGTGGATGCGCTGAATGCTCTCGGCGTAGTGCGCGTGCAGCTCGTCGGCCTCCTGccggtggaggagctgcagctcaCGGACCCTCTGctcgagctgctcctccaggctcctcgCGCGGCACTCGCTCCGCTCCTCCGCGGCGCCCGTGTCGGCGAGCAGAACCTCCAGCTTCCTCTGGCCGCCGGCCGCCGTCTCCGCCAGCGCCAgctcggcggcggcgcggcCGCCCTCCGCCCGGCTCAGCTCCCGCTGGTGCCGCTGCTTCAGCTCCTCGGCCTCCTGGTTGAAGTGCTGCTCCAGGAGCGccagctgcttctgctgctgCGACAGCTGGTTCACGCGCTTGCTGATCTCGCTCTTCAGCGCGTGGTTCTCCTTCTGGAGGGCGGACACCGTCTGCGTGAAGTTCTGCCGCTCGTCCCGCAGGGACTCTTCGTATTTCTCTCGGATGGCGCCGACGTTGCGGGCGTGCCGCTGGACCAGAGCGCCCATGTTCTGACCCGTCTGCTCGCACCGGCCCACGTCTCGTTGGTGCAGCGCCCGGAGCCGGCACGCCACATACGCCACCTGAGCCTGGATCAGGGCGTCGCGCATACACAGCGAGGCGCCGGTGAAACGACGCGGCGTGCGGCGGCCCAGAAGAGCGCAGATCATCTCCGCCAGGCCGGGCCGGTTGCCGCCGCGCTCGATCTCTTCGGCGTACTTCTGGAGGATGGCCGCTTGCCGCTGCAGCTCGTCGGCCAGGCCGTCGTGGGCATTCTGCAGCGAGTCCATGGAGTCGACGCCGCAAGAGGGCGTCTCTCCAGCCAAGTGTCGGTCGACGATGTCCTCGGCTAAACCTCGAGCCTCTTCCGTTTCAATCTGCTCCATGTAGGGGGCGAGTTCAGGGGGGCGGATGTCGGCGAGTTCCGGTTTACCAAACCCAAAGTTGTGTTGGACTTCTTGGATTACATTTTTCAAATCGGGCCTTTTGGAAGCTTCGATAATTGTTTTCAGAGCCAATTCCCTCTGGCGGAGGTTATCGTGGGCATGAGTCAACTCCTTTTTCAGTATTTTGAATTTCTCCTGGTAGCAGAGTTTGAGGTTCTGAATGGAGAAGGCCAGCTCTGCTTTGACCACGGTGCTGAAGACGGCTGCAGCGTCGACATCTGCGTCAGCTCCGCCCTCTCTGGATGGACCTCCATCCGTCTCAGCTTTTTCCAATTCTTTACAGAATGAACTCTCCAGCATCAACTTCCGGGTCAAGACATCGGCGTAAACTATAGCCAGGCAGTCTTTGTCCCCCTTTTTAATGTTCTCCATGTCTTCCCATATCTCAGCGAGAGATTGTAGGACGTCGGACTTGGACGTGCGTATCAACAGAGCCATCTTGTTCAGCGCGACGGCTTCGAACGACAACGTCGTTGCAAAGAGGTGCAGAGCGTCTTCATCGAGAGTCTCTGGGGTTCGATGGACGGCCTGCTCTCCTGACGTCTCGTGTCCTTGTCGGATGAACAGCGATGCGTTGAACAGATCATTCTCTATCTCTGACAGCGAGTGCAGCTGGGAGTCAGCGGTGTCGTCCGAGCCACTGAGAATAAATCGGACTTTCTCTCGACACTTTTCCACACACGCCAGGGCCTTGGCATAATGCTCACTGCTACTCCTCTGGATCCCAGTTTCACAACAGAACTCCTGAGCGGGGCTGGGCTGCCTTCCTGTCATCGTTACGTCAGTCCCTGAGATGCCCTCTGCTTGGAGGGATCGTTCCTCTTCTAGATTCTGGGTGAGGCGTCTCAGTTTATCCTCAGTGGCGAGCAGTTTAGCCTCCAGGGCGTGGATGATACAGATGAATTTATCTGAGTCACTACTGTCAGATAAGGTGATATCAGAGGAGATAATTCCTTCACTTGGACGGATGTCTTCATTGACTTCCTCGGTAATGCTTTGCCTCGTGTCTGCAGAGGTATCGCTCACAGGGCTCGTGTCCAGGCCCTCTTGGTTTATGTATTTTTGGCACTGGATACTGGAGAAGCGTATCCTCGGTCTCTTGGCTTGAGACTCCTTATCATCCGGGCAGTTCTCTGCATGTGATGCATCGTCAAAGGAAAGTAAGTCGTCATTGTTTGCCGATAAGGAGGCCGATGTCTTGAGCCTGgacttcttgctctgctcgggGATTTGCTGCCTCTCCACGTGGAGGTCGGCGTAGCCCAGCTGCAGGGCGTTGagctgctgctccagctccGCTATGCGGTCCTTTGCAACCACAAGCTTGGCCTTCAGATCTTTCTCGGCACTGCAGGGCTCAACCTTATCCAAGATGCTTTGACTCATTTGACAAAGAAGCTCCTCCTTCGCCTGCAACTTCTGTTCCGTTTCCTCCAAGCTGTTGCCAAGCGCGGCCATTTTCACCAGggcctccttcaggtcctcctccttCCGCTCCACCAGCCTCTCGTACATCTCCTTCGTCTGCTggatctcctcctctttttctctcaggAACTGGCTTATCTTCTCAAACTCTTGGGTGGCCCTCTCATAGGAGTGCTCCAGGATGTAGTAGTCGGCCTCCTCCGTTTCCAGGCGGTTGCGGAGCTTACTCACCTCCCGGTCTGCTTCTGCAATCTGGTTCAGAAGCTCCTGACAGCGGCAGGTGAGACGGCCTTTCTCTTCTTCTAGCCGCCGCATGCTCTCCCTGAGGGACTCGGCAATGTCCGTCTTCTGGGCCAGCTCCTCTTGCAACTTCAGCATCTCCTCCCTGCCTTCCGTTCCCCCAGAGGCCTGCCTCCCTCTCAACAGGGCCTCCACGTGCCGCTCGGCCTCCAGCTgtcggctctccgtctccttcTGCGCGCTCTCGGCCTCGGCGAGGCGGCGACGCAGATTCTGCCTCTCGCTCT
This region includes:
- the LOC130203218 gene encoding uncharacterized protein LOC130203218 isoform X1 — protein: MSSKDNPCRKFQANIFNKSKCQNCFKPRESHLLTDEDLNQAKPIYGGWLLLAPEGTNFDNPLHRSRKWQRRFFILYEHGLLRYALDEMPSTLPQGTINMNQCSDVVDGESRTGQKNSLCVLTPDKEHFIRAECKEIINGWQEALTVYPRTNKQNQKKKRKVDPPSHQGGGAASQRFSTRDVNGHPEPGPSKVTVTSSSGGSVPCVAGSIAGAERVPISRATLWQEEHRWSRASIPCSRSASCLSQLSQPDAAGATQDDGGTMSAGRKVRVESGYFSLEKTKSEPFPQCQPPQHLPLSSSPSSSSLGALSPRYTSESESQTSPFQPSRDALPSSGALVSPSSSAISSSQSSLDSEPGGTTPTWEGRVGGGAGGGGGGSACSVSGGGGLCSVSGGGGRVGRPGREYAALSDVPRARRLSHREAFRSEKKRQELRTRTRSPGREEVARLFGEDRRRSQVIGRFEEGQPVERMDMSSSTEPAATLTPRQGRSERRYLANKHDMSLDAGKDRSDPDVSSSTCASLRRAKSLDRRATESSMTPDLLNFKKGWMTKLYEDGMWKKHWFVLTDQSLRCYKDSIAEEASELDGEIDLSTCYDVKEFPVQRNYGFQILCKEEACTLSAMTSGIRRNWIQAIMKSVRPAVAPDVTRKNISLKLSVLKPRSLADEKTKAHVLLEPCPQVTSEPSPSPEAPESDVHRQPAGANASAANASELRKSRVRERRREGRSKTFDWSEFKTERTEKSVKERADTIDLSSSFSTTSSCCSPSSSPSSMASSPVSSSSLQTSSVSGAHPPSVRVEAEQGSVGRSVPPPRSVTHMPNSVTVTMISTLNTTPPAQPSIPERQEHGRMEVDRPAGEDKKDDRTSDVQEEIEQQWHQVETTPLREEKQVQIHTASGNPDRLPAHELAALLDKELGQKQQELDGLQKQNNVLKEQLEDALGREQSARDGYVLQNATPPSSSPHRVPWQCLHKLNQDLHGELETQKHKRDLAQQQIRTLKRSYTEAQDAVDHHEAGIQALQAKLASAMAEILASEHAVARMRNELKLEQQRSTEQDEEHGRGEATLRAQLKDSEDRLRDIEASLLERNQALRHLERQQALQRDHMREIQRLQERLQEVTARLSATEDGHALKEERLRREQHSMQESHESERQNLRRRLAEAESAQKETESRQLEAERHVEALLRGRQASGGTEGREEMLKLQEELAQKTDIAESLRESMRRLEEEKGRLTCRCQELLNQIAEADREVSKLRNRLETEEADYYILEHSYERATQEFEKISQFLREKEEEIQQTKEMYERLVERKEEDLKEALVKMAALGNSLEETEQKLQAKEELLCQMSQSILDKVEPCSAEKDLKAKLVVAKDRIAELEQQLNALQLGYADLHVERQQIPEQSKKSRLKTSASLSANNDDLLSFDDASHAENCPDDKESQAKRPRIRFSSIQCQKYINQEGLDTSPVSDTSADTRQSITEEVNEDIRPSEGIISSDITLSDSSDSDKFICIIHALEAKLLATEDKLRRLTQNLEEERSLQAEGISGTDVTMTGRQPSPAQEFCCETGIQRSSSEHYAKALACVEKCREKVRFILSGSDDTADSQLHSLSEIENDLFNASLFIRQGHETSGEQAVHRTPETLDEDALHLFATTLSFEAVALNKMALLIRTSKSDVLQSLAEIWEDMENIKKGDKDCLAIVYADVLTRKLMLESSFCKELEKAETDGGPSREGGADADVDAAAVFSTVVKAELAFSIQNLKLCYQEKFKILKKELTHAHDNLRQRELALKTIIEASKRPDLKNVIQEVQHNFGFGKPELADIRPPELAPYMEQIETEEARGLAEDIVDRHLAGETPSCGVDSMDSLQNAHDGLADELQRQAAILQKYAEEIERGGNRPGLAEMICALLGRRTPRRFTGASLCMRDALIQAQVAYVACRLRALHQRDVGRCEQTGQNMGALVQRHARNVGAIREKYEESLRDERQNFTQTVSALQKENHALKSEISKRVNQLSQQQKQLALLEQHFNQEAEELKQRHQRELSRAEGGRAAAELALAETAAGGQRKLEVLLADTGAAEERSECRARSLEEQLEQRVRELQLLHRQEADELHAHYAESIQRIHEQQPGDAATPMEEEEQGKREEAQTMGALKERVQELEAQTSAMRDELQSEHLQGGVASLREKYQRDFESLKATCERGFTAMEDTHQKLVHDLQRQHQREIANLLEERERLLAEETAATIAAIEAMKNAHKEELEKTHRSQLSGVNSDIDELRLQYEEELQSIHRELEVLSEQYSQKCLENAHLAQALEAERQALRQCQRENQELNAHNQELNNCLTTEITRMRSCFTGDMALSPLTKGKDVYELEVLLRIKESEIQYLKQEIHSLKDELQSALKDKKYATDKYKNIYTELSIVKAKTDCDISKLQEKLLLATEALGEKTVDGSAASGYDIMKSKSNPDILKRERSTASKQSRGIRSKSLKEGLTVQERLKLFEAKDSKKI